Proteins co-encoded in one Burkholderia ambifaria AMMD genomic window:
- a CDS encoding sensor histidine kinase, with protein MDADRAANFTRRWHTTTFRWLCAYAAIFSVSLLLLAGVINVAATHTMARDTDEVLAWQLIYFDSIPDAELPLAIHRRLEHEHMHTNFYGLFDASGRRVAGDIATPPVLRTDRRGRTLDRTLVPLDGQPAPITRAMAVHRDDGMTLVVARDLSHFIQIREVAIRGLVIGGVLILIAGIAGGSMLGMRQIRRVAAIRRVTRQIAEGDLGKRLPVGRYDELDLLAHLVNHMLDEVERLMGEVRHTCDGIAHDLRTPLARVHTMLARLAEQPHCAHDPASAQLLASARDETDRLLERFRAMLRISEIGTLSRRGGFAAVDVAALLRDVCELYEPLAEAGGVAFGLDAMPVDGIHGDRALLFEAFSNLADNAIKFTPLGGRVRVALHATPNGPLVRFEDTGPGIAPGERDAVLERFYRGERTRHVNGSGLGLSIVSAVMHVHGFALRIGDAQPAGAAITVECWPRSLG; from the coding sequence ATGGATGCGGACCGTGCGGCGAACTTCACGCGTCGCTGGCATACGACGACGTTTCGCTGGCTGTGCGCATACGCGGCGATCTTCTCCGTTTCGCTGCTGCTGCTCGCGGGCGTGATCAACGTCGCCGCGACGCACACGATGGCGCGCGACACCGACGAGGTGCTCGCGTGGCAACTGATCTACTTCGATTCGATCCCCGACGCCGAGCTGCCGCTTGCGATTCACCGGCGGCTCGAGCACGAGCACATGCATACGAACTTCTACGGACTGTTCGACGCGAGCGGGCGCCGCGTGGCCGGCGACATCGCGACGCCGCCCGTGCTGCGCACGGATCGCCGCGGACGCACGCTCGACCGTACGCTCGTGCCGCTCGACGGCCAGCCCGCGCCGATCACGCGCGCGATGGCCGTGCACCGCGACGACGGGATGACGCTGGTGGTCGCGCGCGACCTGTCGCATTTCATCCAGATTCGCGAAGTCGCGATCCGCGGACTCGTGATCGGCGGTGTACTGATCCTGATCGCGGGCATCGCGGGCGGCAGCATGCTCGGCATGCGGCAGATCCGCCGCGTCGCCGCGATCCGGCGCGTCACGCGACAGATCGCCGAGGGCGATCTCGGCAAGCGGTTGCCGGTGGGCCGCTACGACGAGCTCGACCTGCTCGCGCATCTCGTGAACCACATGCTCGACGAAGTCGAGCGGCTGATGGGCGAGGTGCGTCACACCTGCGACGGCATCGCGCACGATCTGCGCACGCCGCTCGCACGCGTGCATACGATGCTGGCGCGGCTCGCCGAACAGCCGCATTGCGCGCACGATCCGGCGTCGGCGCAACTGCTGGCGTCGGCGCGCGATGAAACCGACCGGCTGCTCGAGCGCTTTCGCGCGATGCTGCGCATCTCCGAGATCGGGACGCTGAGCCGGCGCGGCGGGTTCGCCGCGGTGGACGTCGCGGCATTGCTGCGCGACGTGTGCGAGCTGTACGAGCCGCTCGCCGAAGCGGGAGGTGTCGCATTCGGGCTCGACGCGATGCCGGTCGACGGCATTCATGGCGACCGCGCGTTGCTGTTCGAGGCGTTCAGCAATCTCGCGGACAACGCGATCAAGTTCACGCCGCTCGGCGGTCGCGTGCGCGTCGCGCTTCACGCGACGCCGAACGGCCCGCTCGTGCGGTTCGAGGACACCGGGCCCGGGATCGCGCCGGGTGAGCGCGACGCGGTGCTCGAGCGCTTCTATCGCGGCGAGCGCACGCGTCACGTGAACGGTTCGGGACTCGGGCTGAGCATCGTGTCGGCGGTGATGCACGTGCACGGCTTCGCGCTGCGGATCGGCGATGCGCAGCCGGCCGGTGCGGCGATCACGGTCGAATGCTGGCCGCGCTCGCTCGGATGA